TTCTCGATGCGGCATGGGAGGCGGGCGTGCGGTACTACGACGCGGCGCGCAGTTACGGTGAGGCCGAGGCGTTCCTGGGCGGCTGGCTGCGGGAGCGCGGGCACCGCACCGCCGTGGGCAGCAAGTGGGGCTACACCTACACGGCGGGCTGGCGGGTGGACGCCGAGCGGCACGAGGTCAAGGACCATACCGCCGCCACCCTGGAGCGGCAGTGGCCGGAGACCCTGGAAGCATTGGGCCAACAGCCCGACGTGTACCTCATCCACTCCGCGACGTTGGAGACGGGCGTGCTGGAGGACGAACGGGTCCTCGCCCGCCTCGCCGAACTCTCGCAGGGGGGCGTGCGCGTCGGCCTGAGCACGAGCGGACCCACGCAGGCCGAGACGCTGAGGCGGGCATTGGCCGTACGGGTGGACGGCGTGAACCCGCTGAGCGTGGTGCAGGCGACGTGGAATCTGCTGGAGCCGTCGGCAGAGGAGATGCTGGCCGAGGCCCACGCGGCGGGCTGGGCTGTCGTCGTCAAGGAGGGGGTGGCAAACGGGCGGCTGACCTCACGTGGGACGATTCCACCCGCCCTCGCGGAAGTCTGCGCCGACCTGAGCGCGACCCCGGACGCCGTGGCCCTCGCCGCCGTCCTCGCGCAGCCGTGGGCGGACGTGGTGCTCAGCGGGGCGACGACGGGCGAGCAACTGGAGAGCAACCTCGCCGCTCTGACGGTCAACCTCACGCCCGCCCAGCTCGACGCCCTGCGCGGTCTCACGCAACCTGCGGTGGACTACTGGCGGGAGCGGTCGGCGTTGACGTGGACGTGAGCTACTCCTCCTGCCCGTCCGCGAGGGCCTGAAGCGCGGGGCGCAGGGCCGGGAGGTCCACCCGCGCCGTGTGCCACACGAGGGCCGGGTCGATGCCGAAGTAATCGTGCGAGACGAGGTTGCGGATATCACGGAGCAGCACCCACGGCACCTCGGGATGACGGTCCTGCACGGACTGGGGCAGGAACTTCGTCGTCTCGCCCAGCCGCGCGAGGTTGCGGAGCACGGCGTCCCGCGTGCGCTCGTCGGCGAGGAAGGTGGTCAGGGTATGGTCCCGCGTGTAGGCGGTGATGCGGTCCACGGCGTCCAGCAGGTCGAAGACCCGCCAGCGCCAGCGTTTGGCCCGGTGGAGAATGGGAAGTGGCGCGGGCACGGCGAGCACGTCCACCGCGTCGGCCAGAATCTCGCCACGCAGAGGAGCTTTGAGGGCACCCTCCGTCATCACGTCCACCCGGCGGCCCACCAGCTCCTCAAAGACGGCACGGGCACGCATCAGGTCAAGGAGGCCGACTGCCCGTCCCGGCGCGAAGTCCACGAGCAGGTCCACATCGGACGCCGCCCCCGCCTCGCCGCGCGCCACCGAGCCGAAGACCCGCACGCGCTCGACTCCGACGGCCCGCCACAGCGGTTCATTCTCCCGCAGCACCCCGGCGACGGTGGGCAGGCGCAGGTCGGGGAAGAGGGGCGTGGGAGGGGGCGTCATCGGGGACAGGATAGGGCGGTGGGTTGCAGGAGGGGGAAGTAGGCAGGGCCGGTCGTTGCATCATCCCTCCCCCACACGCCACAAGCCACACGCCCCATGTCACCATCTTCCCTGATGATCGTCGCCATCGGACATGACCTGATCGAGATCGAGCGCATTCGCGGGATGCTGGCGCGGGAGGGGCGGCGGGCGGAGAAGCTGTTCGCCCCCGCCGAACTCGCCTACTGCGCGCGGCTGGCCGACCCTGCCCCCAGCCTCGCGGCCCGGTTCGCGGCGAAGGAGGCGTTTCAGAAGGTGTGGCCGCGCCCCCACGGCTGGCGGGACGTGTGGGTGGAGCGCGAGCGGACGCCGGACGGACCGTTCCCCTTCGCGCCGCCTATCCTCGGTTTCGCGCCCGAGATCGCGGCGGAACTGGAGGCGCGCGGCTGGGTCGCCCACCTCACCCTGACCCACACGAAGGAGCACGCCTCGGCGGTCGTGGTGCTGGAGGCGCAGCGAGAGGGTAAGGGGTGATCCGCCTCATCGCCACCGACCTCGACGGCACCCTCCTGCGGCCCGACCTCAGCGTGAGTGCGAGGACGCGGGCGGCGCTCGACACGGCGAGGTCGGCAGGCATCCACATCGTTCCCGTCACCGCCCGGCAACCACGGGGCCTGCGCCTCATCGCGGAGGCGGCGGGCTTCACCGAGTACGCCCTGTGTGGGAACGGCGCTTACGGCATCCACCTGGGCACAGGCGAGCTGCTGTTCGAGTCCCACGTCAGCGTGGCGGCACAGCGGGCGCTCGCGGAGGCGCTAGCCGTCCGGGTGCCCGGCGTCCTCTTCGTCAGCGTGCGGGAGGGCGGTGAGGTCTTCGTGGCGCAGGAGGGGTACGCGGCCATCACCCACTTTCAGGACCACAAGCGGGAGCCGGAGGGGCTGGGCCTGCACACGCTGGACGACGTGCTCGCCGCCCCCAGCCTCAAATTCATCGTGCGGCACGCGACGTTGACCCCGCGTGAACTGCTCGCCGAGTTGCGCGCCCTGAACCTCGGCGGCTTCGCGGTGACGCATTCCGGTGCCCCCTTTCTGGAGGTGCTGGCCGAGGGCGTGAGCAAGGCATGGGGTCTCGCCCTGCTGTGCGAGCGGCTGGGGATGCGGCGGGAGGAGGTCCTCGCCTTCGGGGACGCCCCCAACGACGCCGAGATGCTGGCGTGGGCCGGGCGCGGCGTGGCGATGGGCAATGCGGAGCCGGAGGCGATGGAGGCGGCGGACGAGGTGACGCTCACCAACGACGAGGACGGCGTGGCCCACGTGATCGAACGGTTAATGGCCCAAACGTCGCCCCGCTGACACCCGCCGGGAGAGGCGGACGCCTACGCTGGGGCATGAAGCCCCGCTCGCTGCTGTTCGCCGCGCTGCTGGTGTGCGCGTCCCTTCCCGCCCTCGCGCAGACGACCCCGGCCACTCCGGCCCCGGTCGCCCCGGTTCCAGTCGCCCCGGCACCCGCCACCGCCGCCGAGCGTCAGGCCCTCACGCGGGGGCGCGAACTCATCGCCGACTTCTACGCGTTGCGGGTGGAGCGGGTGTGGCAGGCGTTCACCACGCAGGCGCGGGCCGACTGGGGCACCCTGAACGCCTTCCGGGCCTTTCGTGAGGCGGGGGTGCAGACCTACGGGGCCGAGAAACGGATGCTGCGCGAGCGGACCTTCACCGACGACGGCGTGACCTACTACGTCCGCAGCGCGACCTTCGAGGGCGACACGCGCAACGTCTGGGCGCTCGTCTTCGGCTTCGACGCGGTGGGCCGGGTGGGCGTCTTTGCCATCGCCGCCGAGGGCGAGCAGGAGCCGGAGCGGGTGGCGTTCGCCGGGCGGTGACTAGACCTCCTGCGAGAGGAGTCGGCGAGGGGCGCAGAAGGTCGAAGGCAGAAGGCGAAGGCTCCTGATGGTGGCCTAGTGCTCTTCGCCTTCTGCGACTGTTGCAGGACAGTCCAGAGCAGTTGACGCCACAGCAGTTGACGAAAGAAGAAAAGAAGAGTTGTCACCCTGAGCGCCGCGAAGGGCCTTCCGTCACACGCTGGGGGATGCTTCGCCGCGCTCAGCATGACGGTGTTCTTCTGTCAAACGCTTTGATGAGACGAGGGACGCCCCCCGTGTGGAAGCGTCCCCCTCACGTCGTGACGATCCTCAGTCGGTGGCGGGTGCCATATCTCCCTCACGCGGGGCCGAGCGCCCGGCGAGGGGCCGTTCGGGCAGCGCGAGCATGACGAGGAAGGCGAGGCCGACGAGCACAGCCGCGATCAGGAACACGTGGTCGATTGCGGTCGCCATCGCGCCCCGCAGGGCCGTCAGGATGGGGCCGAACAGGTCGGGGGTGCCGAGCCGTGCCAGGGCCTCCTGAAGCTGCGCCGTCGCCTGCGGGCTGGTGAGGAGGTTCGGGCTGGCGAGGGCGTCCTGAACGGCGGCGGGAAGCGCCTGAGCCTGCGCGGGCAGCCGGGCGGCGAGCTGCGAGGCGAGCTGCGCGTTCACGAGCGCCCCGAAGAGGCTCACCGCCAGCGTGCCGCCGATCTGCCGGAAGAACTGGTTGCCGCTCGTCGCGCCGCCGAGTTCGCGCCGGGGCGCGGCGTTCTGCACCACGAGCGTGAGCTGGCTGTTCACCGGCCCCAGCCCCACGCCGAGCAGCACCATCAGCCCGGCGGCGACCCACAGCGGCGTGGCCGTACCCAGCGTCGAGGACAGGCCGAGGGCGACCGTGGCGACGAGCGCGCCGCCGAGGATCAGGCCCTTGTAGCGCCCGGTCCGGCTCACGAGCTGGCCGCTCAGGGTGCTCGTCACGATCATCCCGAACATCAGCGGCGCGAGGGCGAGACCGCTGCCACTCGCGGAGGAAGCCTTAGCGGCGCGAGGGCGAGACCGCTGCCACTCGCGGAGGAAGCCTTCACGCCCTGCATATACAGCGGCAGGTACAGCACGGCGGCGTACATCCCCGCGCTCGTGAGGAAGCCCGCCAGCGAGGCGAGGGCGATGGCCGGGTCGCGCAGCAGGCGCAGGTTGAGGATGGGCCGTTCCTGCGCGCGGCTGTGCCACACGTACCACGCGCCGAGCGCCAGCGTCGCCCCCAGCAGGCCGAGGATGCGGGCGCTGTCCCACGCGTAGGTCCCCCCGCCCCACGAGAGCGCGAGCGTCAGGGTGGTCACGGCCCCGCCGAGGAGGAGCGCCCCCAGCCCGTCGAAGTGCCCCCTCGCGCCAGGCGCGGGCAGCCGGAAGAAACGCCAGATGAAGAACAGCGCGAGCACCGCGAAGGGCAGGTTCACGAAGAACACGCTCCGCCAGCCCAGGTGATCGGTGAGGAAGCCGCCCACGAGCGGCCCCACCACGCTGCTCACGCCCCAGACCGCGCCCGTGTAGCCCTGATACCGTCCGCGCTCGGCGGGGGTGAACAGGTCCGCGATGGCCGTGAAGCTCATCGCCATCAGGGTGCCGCCGCCGATGCCTTGCAGGGCACGCAGCGCGATGAGCTGCCCCATGTTCTGCGCGAGGCCCAGCAGCACGCTTCCCAGCGCGAAGACGGCGATGCCCGCCAGCAGCAGCGGACGCCGCCCGTAGCGGTCGCTCACGGTGCCGACGATGGGAATGGTGATCGTGGTGGCGAGCGAATACGCGGTGAAGGCCCACGCGTACAGGTGGAAGCCGCCCAGATCGGAGATCACGCGCGGCATGGCGCTGCCGACCACCGTGAGGTTGAGGCTCGACAGGAACAGCACGGTCAGAATGCCCACGAAGGCGAGCGTCTTCTCGCGGGCCGAGAGGGTCAGGGCGTTCACGACAGCACCTCCTCGCGGGCCGGGGCCATGCCGAGGCGGGCCTCCACCGCCCGCAGCCCTGCGAGCGCGGCGTGAACCTCTGCGGCGGGCAGGTCGCCGAAGCGGGCGCTCACGATGTCCTGTGCGCTTGAGCGGGTGCGGGCGCGGGTCGCCTCGCCCCGCTCGGTCAGCCGCAGCCGTTGCCGCCGCAGGTCGCCGGGGTCCACCACCCGCTCCACCAATCCCAGCCCCGCCAGCTTCGTCACGAGGCGCGTCACCGTCGGCGCGGGCAGACGCTGGCGCTCCGCCACGGCACCCGGCGTCTCCGCCCCGTCCATGATCGCCGCCAGCACGAGAAGTTCTTTGGTGTTCAGGCCCAGCGCCTGTTCCAGCGGCTCGTCCAGCACGTGAAGGAAGCGCCGCGAGAGCCGCAACGTCAGCCGCACGAGGTCGTACAGCTCGTCTTGGGAGTGAGGAGAATCGGTCATTTCGTTTGAAATTATTTCATACGGAAGGACCTATGTGCTTTAGTTCTTCGTTACCTTGCCGGGAACACGCGCACGCCCTCCACCCCATCGAGCTGCTCGGAGAGCCACGCGCCCCGCGTCAGGTGGGCGGCGAGGACGCCCGGCAGCCAGGGCAGGCAGTCCATTGGCAGTGCATTCGGGGCGAACCAGCCAACCTCCGAGGTCTTCTCCAGCGGCGCGGGCACGCCCTCCCACGTGTCGGCAAGGAAGAGGAAGTCCACCCCCTGTACCGGACCGTGGAGACCCTGCACGTCGTAACGGCTGACCCCGAGGGGCCGCAGGCCGGAGGGGAGGACGACCACGCCGACCTCCTCCCACGTTTCGCGGACGACCGCCTCGGCCAGTCCCTCGCCCTGTTCGACCGCACCGCCCGGCAGATTCCACAGCCCATCCGCGACGGTCGTTCCCGAACGCCGCCCCAGCAGCACGCGCCCGGAGGCGTCCCGCAGCACCAGCCACACGATGAGGTAGGTCACGGCCCACTCTAGAACGGCGGCCCGCCCCCCTTGCGCTATGCTGCCGGGTGCGTCACCGGGGGTGCCCACGCCATCAGGCCATCACAGGCCGGGGCGGGGCTGAGAGAGACCCCAGGAACCTGATCCGGGTCATACCGGCGGAGGGAGCGTGATGCGCGGGTCTGCCTCCCACGGCGGCCCGTGTGCCCCTGCCCCTTCGTGACGCGAGGGGGAATTTTTCATGCGGAGACTGATCCTGTTGACGGCGCTCGCCCTGGGCACCCACGCCACCGCCCAGACCACATTGACCGTCATCACCCACGATTCCTTCGACGTGGACAAGCAACTGGTGGCGGGCTTCGAGAAGGCAAATGAGGCTCGCGTCCGCTTCGTGCGGGGTGGGGACGCCGGGGAACTTCTCAACCGTCTCATCCTCACCCGACGCGCCCCCGTCGCCGACGTGGTGTACGGGCTGGACAACTCGCTGCTGGCCCGTGCGAGGCAGGCCGGGATTCTGGAGGCGTACCGGTCCCCCGCCCTCGCCCGCGTGCCCGCCGCCTACCGCCTGGACGAGAAGGGGCTGTTGAACACCGTGAATTACGGCTTCGTGGCGCTGAATTATGACCGCGCCGCCCTTGCCAGGACGGGCCTGCCGCTGCCCAAGACATTGGACGACCTGAAAAAGCCCGAGTACGCCCGCCTGACCGTCGTCTCCTCCCCGGCGACGAGCAGCCCCGGCCTCGCCTTCCTGCTCGCCACCGTGAACCACTACGGCGAGGCGGGCGCGTGGACGTGGTGGCGTGAGGCGCGATTGAGCGGCCTCAAGGTCACGCGCGGCTGGTCGGACGCCTACAACAAGGAGTTCAGCAAGAACGGGGGCCGCTTCCCCATCGTGCTGAGCTACGCGAGCAGCCCCGCCGCCGAGGTCTACTACGCCGACGGCTACGACCCGGCGAGGCTCCCCGCCCAGTCTCCCACCGCCAACCTCCTCCTGCCCGGCAGCACCTTCCTCCAACTGGAGGGCGTGGGCGTGCTCAAGGGCGCGAAGCGACCCGCCCTGGCACGCAAGTTCGTGGACTTCATGCTCTCGGGCGGCGTGCAATCGGACTTCCCCACGCGCATGTGGGTCTATCCCGCCGTGACGGGAACGAAACTCGACCCGGTGTTCGGGTTCGCCCAGCGGCCCGACGTGGCGCAGGTGAAGGCGAGCGTGACCGCCAATCCGCAACGGCTGGTGGACGCCTGGGTGACGAATGTTTTGCGGGCGCGGTGAGGTGAAGTTGGGCATAAATGGGCGTGGCTCGGTCGCCTCGTTCACCCCCTCCCGACCTCCCCCCTCAAGGGGGAGGAGTAAGGGCGTTGCTGGCAGGTGTTGGGCAGTGGGGCCGTCACGTCGCCCCCTCACCCCGGCCCTCTGCTCCGCAGCTCTTCGAGTCACCCACGAGGGGAGAGGGAGCAATAAGAGCCGAAGCTCTTGCTCTCCAAAAACCGTCACTCTTGACGACCAATTCTTGCCCGTGAGCCGACGCCCCATCCCACCACCACGTCGGCTCGCGCAGCGAGACGGTGGGCCTTCCAAACGGCACGCAACAAGATCAAATGTTGCCACGCTGAGAACCCGTCCACACGTGCAGTCAACAGGCCCTTTGCCTAGCGCAGCGCCACTCCCCCTGCCCCCTCTGGGGGTAGGGGGCTGGGGGGTGGGGGCAAACCGTCGCAAGATGCCCCGCCCTTCCCCATGACCCCCTTCCCCTGGCTCCTCGCCCTCCCGCCCCTCCTCTTCCTCCTCTTCTTCCTGGCTCTGCCCCTGACCCGAACGCTTCTAGAAGGCGGTGTCAACCTTGCCATCTGGCAGGACCCCTACTTCACTGGCCGCCTGACGTGGACGCTCGCGCAGGCCACCCTCACCGCCCTGATCGCCCTGATCGTCGGCGCTCCCCTCGCCTACCTCCTGTCCCGCTACAGCGTGCCCGGCAAACGCCTCCTCCTGCGCCTGCTGCTGCTGCCCTTCGTGACGCCGACGCTGGTGGCGGTGCTGGGCATCACGGCCCTGCTGGGACCGCGCGGTTGGCTGACGGCTCTGCTGGGGGTGGACCTGGAGGGAACGCCCGCGCTCCTGATCCTGGGCAACCTGTTCTTCAACCTGCCCGTGATGGTGCGCCTTGCCTATGGGGGCTTCTCGCGCGTGCCACCCGCTCTGACGGGTGCGGCGCGGACACTCGGCGCGTCGGGCCTGCGGGCGGCGTGGACGGTGGCCCTACCGCTCGCGCTGCCAGGGCTGGCTGCTGGCTTCATCCTCGTCTTCCTGTACTCGGCTCTGAGCTTCGGGCTGCCGCTGGCGCTCGGGGGCGAGCAGTACGCGACGCTGGAGGTGGAAATCTACACCCTGACCGCCTATCAACTCCGGCTGTCCGAGGCGAGCGCCCTCATCGCCGGGCAACTCGCGCTGACGCTGACGGCGACGTGGGCCTACGTGCGCCTGTCACGCGGCGGGATGGGCGTGCCTGCCCACGGATTGCCGACCCCACGGGGAAGGGTGGCCGCGCTGCTGTGGGCACTCGTGGCGGTCGTGGTCCTCGTGTGCTTCGGCCCGCTGGTGGCAGTGGCGGCGCGGGGTGTGCTGGGATCGGAGGGACCGACTCTGAGCTACTGGCGCGGCGTGCTGGCCGATCCAGATACACCGCTGCTCATCGGGAACACGGTGCGCTTCGGTCTGCTCGCCCTCCTCGGCGCGACGCTCCTCGGCGGATTACACGCGCTGGCGGCATGGCTGGCCCGCTCGCGTGCGCTCGACCTGCTTTCGCTGCTGCCGCTGATGGTCTCGCCCGTCAGCCTTGCGGTGGGTTATCTCCTCGCGTACCCGGCGCTGTCGGCGACCCTCCCCCTGCTGATCGCGGCGTACACGCTGCTGGGTTTTCCCCTCGTGACGCGCAGCGTGCTTCCAGCCCTGCGTGCCCTGCCGCCACGTCTGCTGGAGGCGGCGCGGACGCTCGGCGCGGGCAGGCGGGCGGCCCACCGGACGGTCACTTTCCCCCTCACCCTCCCGGCGCTACGGGGCGGCGTGGCGCTGGCCCTCGCCACGGTGCTGGGCGAGTTCGGCGCGACGCTGGTGCTGACCCGGCCCGAGTGGGCGACCCTCAGTACGGGGCTGTACGAGCGGCTGGGCCGTCCCGGCGAGCGCAATCTGGGGGAGGCGTGCGCGCTGGCGACCATCCTCCTCCTGCTCGCCGCGCTGAGCTTCACGCTGCTCGACGGCGGGGAGGGGGAGGTGACATGAGACCAGGTGTCATACACTGTCAGATAGGAGGCAGAGGGTGCGCGTGAAATTGAACAAACATGGCAACAGCCTGGGGTTTGTGGTGCCCGCCAGCGTCGTTCGGGAGGGAGGGTTGGAGGCCGGGCAGGAGTATGAGTTGGAGGTGACGGAGGGCGGCGCATTGCACCTGATGCCTACCCACCGCCCCGTCTGGCGTCCTGACCTGAGCATCGACGACCTGCTGGCCGGGCTACCGGAGGAGCCGCTGAAGTACGAGGATGTTCCCGAGTACGTCCCGGTGGGCCGAGAGCTGGACTGGTGAGTACGCCGGAAAGGGGGCAGCTCATCTGGGCCACCTTCGACCCCAGCCTGGGTCACGAGCAGGGAGGACGCCGCCCGGCCCTGGTGGTGAGCAACACTCGGTACAACGCGCGGACGGGTCTGATGATTTGTATGCCGATCACCTCCCAGGCAAAGGGGTATACGACTGAGATCGCGCTCCCACAGACCCTGGGAACACGTGGAGTGGTGCTGGCGTCGCACATCTACACCATGGACTGGCGGGCACGGGATGTTCAGATGATCGAGGCCGTTCCGCCGGAGGTTCTGGCCGCAGCCCTGCAACGTCTGGCCGTCATTCTCCTGCAATGAGTCAGGCTGCTCTCAGTCTCCACCGTCTTTCCAAACGCTTCGGCCCGACCGTCGCGGCGCAGGGCGTGTCCCTCACCGTCGGCGTGGGCGAGACGGTCGCCCTGCTGGGGCCGAGCGGCTGCGGCAAGAGCACGGTGCTGCGCTGCGTGGCCGGGCTGGAGCGCCCCGATGCGGGCCGGGTGGAGGTCGGCGGGCGGGACGTGACGGCGCTGCCGCCCGAGCTGCGGCACGTCGGCCTCGTGTTTCAGGACTACGCGCTCTTCCCGCACTTCAACGTCCTCGGGAACGTCGCCTATGGCCCCCACATTCGCGGCGCGGGCCGGGGGCAGGCCGAGGAGAGGGCGCGGGAGGCGCTGGCCCTCGTCGGGCTGGAGGCGCTGGAGGGGCGGCGGACCACCGAACTCTCGGGCGGGCAGGCGCAACGGGTGGCCCTCGCGCGGGCGGTGGCGACGGGTTCGCCCCTGCTGTTGCTGGACGAGCCGCTGAGCAACCTTGACGAGCCGCTCCGCGCCCGATTGCGGGGCGAGTTGCGCGCCCTCTTCGCCCGGCTGCGCGCTGGAGTCCTCCTCGTCACCCACGACCGCCGGGAGGCGCTGGCGCTCGCCGACCGGGTGGCGGTCATGCGGGCGGGGCGGCTCGTGCAGTTCGGTGCGGCGGCGGAAGTTTTCGCCCGGCCCGCGACCGCATGGGTGGCCGCCTTTCTGGGACACCCGAACGTCCTCGCGCGTGGGGACGGCACCGCCCGGCTCGTCCCGGAGACCGCCGTGGCCCTGGGGGAAGGCGACCTCCTCCCCGTCACGGCGCGGCGGGCGACGGCCACGGGCGCGGAGGTCACGGTGGCGCACTCGCTGGGGCCACTCACCCTGAATCTCAGCGCGCGGGAGGCGGCGGAGGTGGAGGACGATGGGCTGCGGCTCTGGCTGGACGAGTCGCGGGTCCTCACCCTCCCCGACGACCGGGAAGCCCCGGCTTGATCGCGTGGATTCTGGTGGGGGGTCGGCTCGTTCCGACGGACGCGCTGCACGCCCTTCCCCACCCCGACCTCGTGATCGCGGCGGACGGCGGCGCGCGGCACGCTGACGCTCTCGGCGTGACGGTAGACGCCTGGGTGGGCGACTTCGACTCCTCGGACGGCTTGATGTTGGATGCGCCGCGCGAGGTCCACCCCGCTGCGAAGGACGAGACGGACGCGGAACTCGCCGTCCGGGTCGCTCGTGAACGGGGGGCGACCGACCTCGTGTTCCTGGGAGCTTTCGGCGGGCGCTTCGACCACACGGCGGCCCTCGTCCTCGGAGGCGTGCGGCTGGCGCGGGAAGGCTTAAAAGTCCTGCTCCACAGCGGCGACGAGAGCGGGCACCCCCTCCTGCCCGGCGCGGACGTGCGCCTGAGCCTCCCACCCGGAACCACCCTGAGCGTCCTCGCCCTGAGCGACTTGCACGGCCTCACGCTGGACGGCGTGCGCTGGCCCCTGCGCGGCGCGGACGTGTCCCTCGGCAGCGGGTGGACGGTGAGCAATGAGGCGGCGGGTGGGGAGGTTACGGCGCGGCTGGAAGGCGGTCTCGCCCTCGTGACCGTGCTCTGGCCCGAATGAAGAGGGGCGGAGGGGCACCCATACTCGCCCCTCCGCCCGACCCAACCTCTCCTCCTACTGCCCAGTCGCGCAGGCCGCGACACCCTGGCGCGTGCTCCGCGTGTAGGTGCAGCCGTAGTTCGTATTTGCGACCGTGGTGGGCGTGAGCACATCGTCCCCGGCAGGTTTAACGCCCGTCGCCTCCCATTTCACGAGGTCGTTGAACGCCTCCACGATCTCCGCCCCCACGAAGTCGCAGTGGCCGGGCGCGCGAATGGCCCGCTGGACGAGGCGGTCGCCGTTGCCCGCCGCCTGCGCCGCCTGGCGGTACTTCTGCTGGTGGGCGAAGGGCACGTAGAAGTCCCCGAGGGTGTGCAGCGTCAGCACGGGCACGCTGAACTCCCCGTTCACGCGCGGCAGCCAGCGCAGGCCGCCCGGACGGGCGCGGTTCGCGTTCGCGTCGGCGGTCACGCGCAGGATGCTCGCGTTGAAGGCCGTCTCGGCGGGGGTGATGTCGCCCGTCGTCCAGCGGTAGACCGTGCCCACGTTGCCGTAGAGATTCTTGTTCAGGATGCCGTTGATCGTGCCGTCCGAGCCACCTGTGCCGAAGACGGCGTTCTGCAAGCCGCCGACGCGGAAGCCGAGGTCGAAAACGGGACGGTCGCCGCCCGTGAGGTTGCGGGCAATTTCGCGGAGCTTCGCGCCCTGTACGGCGTTCTCCTGCCAGAGCGTGCCCGACGTGCTGTCAAAGAGTGCCGCCTTGATGTCGGGCAGCAATGTCTGGTAGTCGCTCTGCGGGAAGGTCCGGGCACCATACCCGGCGAGTTGCGCGGCAGCGGTGGTGTAGTCGCCGAGCCATTTGAACTCGTACTCCTCGTCCATCACGCCGCACATGGGGAGGGCGGCGGCGTAGTTGACCCGGCTCCGGGCGCTCGCCAGCGTCTCCTTTTCCACGGCGGCCCCGGCGATGTGCCCGCCCATCGAGAAGCCCATGATGAGGTATTTGCCCGGCGTCTGGTACTTGCCGCCCGTCAGCGTGCCAAAGGCGAGCGCCAGCGCGTTGGTGTCCTCCACCCCGGCCCGCACGTCGTAGTAGTTGGCCGAATAGCTGCTCGCCGCCCACGCGTAGCCCTGCGAGATCAGGGACTGCCGGATGGAGGGTGGATCGACCGTCAGCTCCGCGCCCGTGCCCCGGTAGCCGTGGGTGTACATGACGAGCGTGCCGTTCCAGTTGTCGGGCACCTCGATCAGGTAGCCCGCCGGACCCTGAATGCCCGCGTAGCTCCCGCTGTAGAGGGTCGCCCCCTCTATGGCGGTCGTCGTCGGTGCCGTGACGGTGAAGGTGCGGCTGTCCTGGGCGCGCGTCTCGGTAGGGGCATCGGTCAGTCCGCACCCCGCCAGCGCGAGCGTACAGGTGAGGGCAGTCAACGGGCGGAAGAGGTGAACGGGCATGAAACCTCCAGAGGACGAGGAGAGCCGGGTCCACCGAAAGGGAGAACACGGGCGGTGCTGTGCGCCTGGGCGACGCGACTTTGAGCCTGGGATGAGCGTCCGTATTTAAGAGCGCCCGCCGGTCCGCTGTCAACCGAGGTTCGATCAACATGATTCGAAAAGCTCTGCCGGGAACTCCGCTCACCCGCGCCCCGTACTTTGAAGGCATGAGAAGACGTGGTGGGCTGGGATGCGGTTGCCTGGGCTGTGGGGGCGGCACGCTCATCGTGCTGGCGGTGCTGGGGGCGCTGGCGTGGTTCCTCGTGATTCAACCCGTGCGCGGGTTTCTGGCGGGGTGGAATACTCCCCCGGCCCAGACGCAGACGGGTGTTCAGACGCCGGGCCTGCCGAGCGGGAACGCCAACACGGGCACGACACCCACCCCGAGCGGCGACGCGGCCACGCCCCTCACGCAGGCCGACGTGCGGCGCTTCGCCTCGGTGCGGCGCGACGTGAGCACGGCGCTGGGCGGCAGCCTCACCAGCCTTCAGACGGTCTGGACCGACATTCAGAACGGACAGACGCCGAACATCCTCACCATCGTCAACGTGCTGCGCGACGCGGGCACGAGCATTGGCCGCGCCCGGCAGGCCCAGGCCACGGCCC
This window of the Deinococcus sp. YIM 134068 genome carries:
- a CDS encoding thiamine ABC transporter substrate-binding protein; this translates as MRRLILLTALALGTHATAQTTLTVITHDSFDVDKQLVAGFEKANEARVRFVRGGDAGELLNRLILTRRAPVADVVYGLDNSLLARARQAGILEAYRSPALARVPAAYRLDEKGLLNTVNYGFVALNYDRAALARTGLPLPKTLDDLKKPEYARLTVVSSPATSSPGLAFLLATVNHYGEAGAWTWWREARLSGLKVTRGWSDAYNKEFSKNGGRFPIVLSYASSPAAEVYYADGYDPARLPAQSPTANLLLPGSTFLQLEGVGVLKGAKRPALARKFVDFMLSGGVQSDFPTRMWVYPAVTGTKLDPVFGFAQRPDVAQVKASVTANPQRLVDAWVTNVLRAR
- a CDS encoding ABC transporter permease; this translates as MTPFPWLLALPPLLFLLFFLALPLTRTLLEGGVNLAIWQDPYFTGRLTWTLAQATLTALIALIVGAPLAYLLSRYSVPGKRLLLRLLLLPFVTPTLVAVLGITALLGPRGWLTALLGVDLEGTPALLILGNLFFNLPVMVRLAYGGFSRVPPALTGAARTLGASGLRAAWTVALPLALPGLAAGFILVFLYSALSFGLPLALGGEQYATLEVEIYTLTAYQLRLSEASALIAGQLALTLTATWAYVRLSRGGMGVPAHGLPTPRGRVAALLWALVAVVVLVCFGPLVAVAARGVLGSEGPTLSYWRGVLADPDTPLLIGNTVRFGLLALLGATLLGGLHALAAWLARSRALDLLSLLPLMVSPVSLAVGYLLAYPALSATLPLLIAAYTLLGFPLVTRSVLPALRALPPRLLEAARTLGAGRRAAHRTVTFPLTLPALRGGVALALATVLGEFGATLVLTRPEWATLSTGLYERLGRPGERNLGEACALATILLLLAALSFTLLDGGEGEVT
- a CDS encoding AbrB/MazE/SpoVT family DNA-binding domain-containing protein, whose protein sequence is MRVKLNKHGNSLGFVVPASVVREGGLEAGQEYELEVTEGGALHLMPTHRPVWRPDLSIDDLLAGLPEEPLKYEDVPEYVPVGRELDW
- a CDS encoding type II toxin-antitoxin system PemK/MazF family toxin, whose protein sequence is MSTPERGQLIWATFDPSLGHEQGGRRPALVVSNTRYNARTGLMICMPITSQAKGYTTEIALPQTLGTRGVVLASHIYTMDWRARDVQMIEAVPPEVLAAALQRLAVILLQ
- a CDS encoding ABC transporter ATP-binding protein; the encoded protein is MSQAALSLHRLSKRFGPTVAAQGVSLTVGVGETVALLGPSGCGKSTVLRCVAGLERPDAGRVEVGGRDVTALPPELRHVGLVFQDYALFPHFNVLGNVAYGPHIRGAGRGQAEERAREALALVGLEALEGRRTTELSGGQAQRVALARAVATGSPLLLLDEPLSNLDEPLRARLRGELRALFARLRAGVLLVTHDRREALALADRVAVMRAGRLVQFGAAAEVFARPATAWVAAFLGHPNVLARGDGTARLVPETAVALGEGDLLPVTARRATATGAEVTVAHSLGPLTLNLSAREAAEVEDDGLRLWLDESRVLTLPDDREAPA
- a CDS encoding thiamine diphosphokinase, with the protein product MIAWILVGGRLVPTDALHALPHPDLVIAADGGARHADALGVTVDAWVGDFDSSDGLMLDAPREVHPAAKDETDAELAVRVARERGATDLVFLGAFGGRFDHTAALVLGGVRLAREGLKVLLHSGDESGHPLLPGADVRLSLPPGTTLSVLALSDLHGLTLDGVRWPLRGADVSLGSGWTVSNEAAGGEVTARLEGGLALVTVLWPE